The proteins below are encoded in one region of Eulemur rufifrons isolate Redbay chromosome 2, OSU_ERuf_1, whole genome shotgun sequence:
- the ERH gene encoding enhancer of rudimentary homolog: protein MSHTILLVQPTKRPEGRTYADYESVNECMEGVCKMYEEHLKRMNPNSPSITYDISQLFDFIDDLADLSCLVYRADTQTYQPYNKDWIKEKIYVLLRRQAQQAGK from the exons ATG TCTCACACCATTTTGCTGGTACAGCCTACCAAAAGGCCAGAAGGCAGAACTTATGCCGACTATGAATCTGTGAATGAGTGCATGGAAG GTGTTTGTAAAATGTATGAAGAACATCTGAAGAGAATGAATCCCAACAGTCCCTCCATCACATATGATATCAGTCAGTTGTTTGATTTTATCGATGACCTGGCAGACCTCAGCTGCCTGGT TTACCGAGCTGATACCCAGACATACCAGCCTTATAACAAAGACTGGATTAAAGAGAAGATCTACGTGCTCCTCCGTCGGCAGGCCCAGCAGGCCGGGAAATAA